The following proteins are co-located in the Trichocoleus sp. FACHB-46 genome:
- a CDS encoding ABC transporter ATP-binding protein, protein MAKELAVRTRGLTKQFDRHLAVHDLDLEIATGEVYGLIGPNGAGKTTLIRMLAAAEEPTTGEIFINGDRLLRDHSNPNLKRRLGYLPDDFPLYDDLTVWDYLDYFARLYRLQEPRRTRRLRDVLELVQLSHKRNSAIATLSRGMKQRLSLARTIIHEPILLLLDEPVSGLDPIARMQFREIIKVLREAGMTILISSHVLSDLAELCTSVGIMELGYLVESASLKDLYRRLSRQQIVVATLGSLDALQAELRNHSSVEGYEIVPGTQQVRVQFSGGAEESAVLLRSLVAAGIPLTEFHCTQEDLETIFLKLGHKQAS, encoded by the coding sequence ATGGCAAAAGAATTAGCAGTTCGAACTCGTGGGCTGACTAAGCAGTTCGACCGTCACCTTGCGGTTCACGATTTAGATTTAGAAATTGCAACGGGGGAAGTTTACGGGCTAATTGGCCCCAATGGGGCGGGAAAAACTACGTTAATTCGCATGTTGGCGGCGGCAGAAGAACCAACCACAGGCGAAATTTTTATCAACGGCGATCGCTTGTTGCGAGACCACAGCAACCCCAATCTGAAGCGAAGGCTGGGTTACTTACCCGACGACTTTCCTCTCTACGATGACCTCACTGTTTGGGACTACCTAGACTACTTTGCGCGGCTCTACCGCTTACAGGAACCCCGGCGGACTCGGCGTTTGCGAGATGTGCTGGAACTGGTGCAACTGAGCCACAAAAGAAATAGTGCGATCGCTACCCTATCGCGTGGCATGAAACAGCGGCTCAGTCTCGCTCGCACGATTATTCATGAGCCAATTCTGCTGCTCTTGGATGAACCTGTATCAGGTCTCGACCCGATCGCCCGGATGCAGTTTCGCGAAATTATCAAGGTTTTGCGCGAAGCGGGTATGACAATTTTGATTTCGTCACACGTCCTCAGCGACTTGGCCGAGCTTTGCACCTCGGTCGGCATCATGGAGCTGGGCTATTTGGTCGAAAGCGCTTCTCTCAAAGACCTATATCGTCGCCTCAGTCGGCAGCAAATTGTGGTAGCGACGCTGGGCAGTTTAGATGCGTTGCAGGCGGAGTTGAGAAATCACTCCTCGGTAGAAGGTTACGAAATCGTACCCGGAACTCAGCAAGTACGGGTGCAGTTTTCGGGTGGGGCTGAAGAGAGTGCTGTGCTGTTGCGATCACTGGTCGCCGCCGGAATTCCCCTCACCGAATTTCATTGCACACAGGAAGACCTAGAAACGATTTTCCTCAAATTGGGACACAAGCAAGCGTCTTAG